Within the Tursiops truncatus isolate mTurTru1 chromosome 19, mTurTru1.mat.Y, whole genome shotgun sequence genome, the region ACAAACACCATCACTGATCAAGGGCCTGGGGCGCCAGTGGGAGATTGCATGGATGGACACGTGGGCGACCTCCCAGACAGTAACTCAGGCTTCAAATGGCATATGAAGCAAGGGTGCATATTAGTTCATTCTGGGGTTCCCAAGCATGGGATGTCTCAGTCAGGACTGACACCAAGTGGCTCTGGCCAACCTGGCTGTTAATTTACTAAACTATTTCCCTAACGGGGTGGATGAATAGCCACTTGTATGTTCCCCGCagttcctccctgccttccctccaaGATCCCTGACTTCCTCATGTTCCATCAGCTCAAGGGTTTACCCCTGGCCCACCATGTAGGCCCTTCCCTGGGTCCTTTCAGATTGACCAATGCTCTACTGTActgataattaaatattttacacatcaccccagccccagggcctcaGCATCTACTGCTATACCCACTGCACAGGTGGGAAGGCTGAGACCCAGGGCTGCCTCTTCTCCCCGCTTAGTGCCTGCTGCATTGGCCCACACACAGACCCTGATTGATGCCCAGCGACTCTTGGAGGCATATGTGAGCCTTCGGGAACTGGAGCAGCTACAAGAGGAGACGTGGGCACCTCTTGGGGGCCTGGAGTTGCCAGTGTTCGAGGGGCTGGGCCCTCTGGCTGAGGCTCTGGGCCAGGCTGTGGAGGCggctgcaggggctgcagggcGGCTGGCACGGGAGGATCCAGCCCTGCTGGTGGCTGCTATGCGTGTGGCCGAAGTGGACGCTGGGCGCACAACCTCCCTGGAGCAGGCTGCCCGGGACTGGCGGCAGCGCTGTCTGCGGGCACTACAGGAGGGCTTGGAGCAGATCCACTTTGGGACACCTCTGCAGCCTGGGCCAGGGGCACTAGCAGAGTGGCTGGAGGCTCTGCGGGTGGCTCTACCAGCAGAGTTGGCCGCAGCTGAGGCACTGGTAGCACCCTGCTGCCCACCACACTACAACGTGGTCCGGCTGTGGGCCCACACCCTGCACAGCGGCCTGCGCCGCTGCCTGCAGCAACTCCTGGAAGGGCCTCAGCTGGAAGCTGCCGATGCCTTCACCTTGCTGCATTGGGCACTGCATGTGTACCTGGGGTCAGTGTCCCTGGGGCAATGGGAAGTGGGTTCATCAAAGGCTGGAGGCTCAATGTAACACTGGGCTACCCATGTCTAGGCCAGAAATGATGGGGAGCCTGGAATTAGGGCCCGAGGCTGATGTGTCTGATCTGGAGCCCCTCCTGACCCTGGAGAACATCGAGCAGTTGGAGGCAATATTTGTGGCCAAAGTCCAGGTGAGTAGTTGGGGCCTGGGTTCAGAGCAGCTCTGCGACCAGCTGTGGGCCTGTATCTGTGGAGTCGCATGTCCACCTGTCTCTAGCAGTGTCAGTGCCCTGCTACATACTGCTGCACCTTGCCCCTTTCCCCAGGCAAGTGTGGCCCAGTGGCTGCAGAAGGCATTGGACGGGGATGTAGCTGAGTGGGGCCGAGAGCAGGAGCCTGACACAGACCCATCTGGCTTCTACCACTCACCAATGCCAGCCATCGTGCTGCAGGTGGGTGAAAAGTGGCAAGGCAGGGGGGCAGCTCTCatagggaaagggaaagagggcAGGACTAGGACTCTGCTGATGGCTGCCCATCCCTGCCTGTAGATCCTGGAAGAGAACATTCGCGTGACCAGAATGGTCAGTGAGTCACTGCAGCGGCGGGTGCATGGCATGGCGCTGTCAGAACTGAGCGCATTCCTAAGGAGGTCTGCCAAGGCACTGACCCACTCCCAACCCCTGGCCCTGATCCTGGGGCAGCGCTAAGGGGCTCTGAGTGATAAGACACACCTGTGGAAAAGGGCTCCTTCAAAACAGGGCCTTGGGTATCTTGGAGGTGGGGCCAGAGTACCAAGGACTGGGGTTGCACAGAGTGACAGCAGATACAGGAGCCGCCTCTGCCCTTTGCAGCTTCAGTGATGCTCTGATCCGATTCTCCCGAGACCACCTCAGGGGGGAAGCAACGGCCCCTCATTACGTGCCCTACCTACTGGCCACCCTCAACCACCAATCAGCACTCAGGTACCAGGAGGCCCCTGCCGAACCCCACCTTCACTAACCCCTGACTGAACACCTATTAGGTATGGACCCAGCTCACCCTAGGCCTTTCGGAATTTTGGACTCACATAGCCCTGGGGTTCCTATCCTAGTTCTACtaattactagctgtgtgaccttgggccagttaccTAATCTTTCTGAATCTTGCTTTTGTCATCAGTAGTATATGGGTAATAATGGACATTCTGAGAATCACATGagataacataaaatgtacctaccacagtacctggcacatagtgtcaattattcattcattcaacaaatatttatcaaggccctactctgtgccaggttaTGCCTGGCATTACAGCTGTGAACGAAACAAAAACATTCCCTTCCTCTTGGGTCTCATGTTctttggggtgggggcagagaggaCAAACAAATTAACGATGATTCTGACTCCCTCCTGACTGGGATTAACTCTCTCCCCTTACTGAAACAGAAACTGAAAgacatgacttgcccaaggtcacaccgcGAATTAGAGGCAGGTGCAGCTGGCCTATGTCCCTTCTAGTTCGCTGAGCCCACCACTCCCATCGTCAATCCGTGGCCCAGACTTTCAGAAGTGCAGGGAGCCGCCCTTCTTGCCCCCTCACGGAACACACTTGCGGCACTAGGTGGCGCCCGAGTGGCTAGACAACGGAGGGCCTCTCGGGCCTTGGCCTTGGTCCTGAAGCCGTACTTTTGGTCGGTCCAGCTCCTCCGTGTCCGTCCTGCAGCCCGACTGGGTGGCTCCAGGGGCCTTGGCTCCGGTGGAGGCAGCGCTGGACGAGTTGCAGAGGAGGATCTGCCGCCTGGTGTTGGAGGCGCTGCTGGCGGAGCTACAGGTGAGGCTTCAGacggagatgggggtgggagaaggagatACAGCGTATGCATGGGGGGGTCTCTGCGGGGAATGCCGGATCTGAATCGTCCCTCCAGCCGCGTCTCTGACCTCCGCTCCAGCCCCTATTCGCTGCTCTGCCCTCTCGCCGGTGGCTGTCGAGCCCAGAGCTGCTGGATGACGTGTGCGAGCGGACCGCGAGCTTCTGCCAGGACTTCCGACACGTGCGGGATCCTGCGGTCCAGGTGCGTTTGCGGgggaaggctggggaggggggaaagcGCCCATGGGAAAAGCGTCCTGGAACCATTTGATCGTGCTCCCCGCAGCTGCTGCTGGCTGAGGCGGAGCGTACCGTGGTGCTGCAGTACCTACGTGCGCTGATGCAAGGCCGCCTAGTGTGCCGCGGTGCTGACGAGCGGACCCAGGCGGCCGAGCGCCTGCGGCACGATGCCGCCCAGCTTCGGGAGCTTTTCCTCGGTTTGGTGAGAATCTGGGTGAGCAGATGGGCGGGAGTCTCAGTGGTTGGGTAGGGGCCGAGGGCTGGAGAGAGACCAACCCCGACGTGTTCAGGGCCTGGAGGAGAGCGTTCAGTGCGCGCCAGTGCTGCTCGCCTTGAGGGAGCTGCTGAACCTCCGCGACCCCACGCTGCTTGGTCTCGAGGTGGCAGGCTTGCGGCAACAATTTCCCGACGTGAGGTGCGAAGACCggctgggaagggaggagggacccGGGGGGGCTGGGCGGGGCTTACGCACCTGTACTCCATAGCGAGGATCACGTCTCCGCCCTCTTGGACCTGCGCGGGGACGTGTCCCGAGAGCAGCGCCTGGCCGCACTCAGCTCTCTGCAGGCCGGCCCGCAGCCCTCGCCCCCAGCGGGTGGACGCGCACTCTTCAGCCTCGTGCCAGCACCTGCACCCCCGCtgtcctcctgcctcccctcgGGGTCCTGTGCCTGACCCTCGGCTGCCCCCAGAATAAAGCCACGGCCCCCGTACGCCTGAATTGTGTGCGTTGGAGAAGGGGGGATAGAAATAAAAGTCCCCGCGAAGGTCAGGGGTTCCAAGTGCAGTGACATACCTAAGGTATCCTGTCTCTAGTTCTGAAATACGTCTGCGCCCCACCTATCCCGGCATCAGACCTGTATATGGGCTGCTTTCCAAGCACCCGGGCTCCCGCCGCTGTATGCGGACTACATCCCCACGTGTCCGTGCGCCAGCAGCGAGCTCGCGTCTCCCGCGCGACTGCTGAGTCCAACTATGGAGGCGGAGGGGGCGGGCTTAAGACAACACCCCACCCAGGGGCGTGACCCGATGGTGGACCCCCTCCGGCTCTGcctggccccacccccagccatgtCCTCGGGCGCTTGAGGCCGCGGAGATTGACGTGAATCCGCGCGCCTTCGTCTGAGCGTGCGCGCGCCCGAGTGCGTGCGTCACCAGTGTCGGCTCCCGAGGGCTGGGCAGCCGGCGGCCGGGGTTGCGGAGTGGGAACGGCGGCGGCGAGAAGAGAATTGAACAGGTGGGGGCGCGGCACGCGGACggaatccccccacccccgagagGCCGAGAAGGCGTTCGACGCGACCCCTCCTCATCCACCAGGGAACCCCGCTCCATTGTCCTCCGGCCCCGCCCTCCATTGGGCACTCCCTTTGCCCCATCCCCCGCCTCTTATTGGCTGGAGGTCACGCCCCTCCTCGATCTCCCAGTCCCCATTGGCTCCTCTTCCACGTTATCCTCTCCCGGAGTTTCTTATTGGCTCAGGCCACACCCTCTCATTTATCACCAGACTCCGCCTTCAGCCTGGGCTCCTCCCACAACCATCTTTCATTCAGTCTGCATCTTAGAGCTGGCTACTTTGGTCATGGGGGTGAATCGGACccgtccctgccctcagggagttcaGGGGATGATGGGGGGACACGGACCTAGGCTCCAACAGTGACAGCCTAGGATGGTAAAGAAGCCGCCTGGGCACTGGGAACCTCTAAGACGCTGGGAAGGCTTCCCGGAGGAAGTGAGGCCTAAACCAAGTCCTGAAGAATGGTTAAGGAGTTTGCCACGGGGAGACATTGGGAGGGCATTCTTGGCAGAAGGACCTGAGACATGAAAGAAACAGGCATATTCTGGTAATTGCAAAGAGGTAGGTCAAATGAAAGAAGTGGAGATGAAGGGGATTAGTACAAGCAGAGGCCCCAGAGACCAGTGAGGAATCCAGAAAAGTGTATAGTTAGTTCAGGGGAGGGAAGCCTGAGGCCTGAAATCTTTTCCAGCAGCTTGTCACTAGGCAGAGTgccgggaggagggggaggggatcaGAACTAGATGGGGAAGCAAAGTGCAGGGATGATTCCAGTTCTGAGAAGGACAAAGGCTCTTGGTTTCATTCCTTTATTAAGCAACTGTTCTGGGGACACAGCTGTGAACacttaaaaggagaaaacagataaGCTCACTTGTACTGTACTTCAGATGGTGATAACTGCATCATAGGACAATATTGTGGAGAAGGGGAGGTTGTGGTGGAGAGTGTCTAGGGTAGGTTTATTTTATAGAGGGTGTGTTAGGGAAGCTTTTctaaaaagatatttgtacagAAATCTGAGGAAAGTGAGAGTGACCCCTGCAGTTATATGAGGGGAAAGCACTCCAGACGGGGGACATGTTCAGTTAGACGTTCAAGTAAAGATGTTGAACGGAGAACTGGCAACACTAGTCTGAAGTTCATGGAAGAAGTTTGGGCTGACATATTTAAAACCATGAGAGTGGATGAGATCACCTAGGGAGTGAGCATAAAcggagaagaggagagaatttTCCAAGTTCTGGACATTATAGTGTCAAGAGGTCAGAAAGATAGGGATTACCAGCAAGTAAGACCAAGAACAAACAGCCAGTGAGGTGGGAGAACCATGTTCCAGTGTATTTGGGAACCGAGTGGAGAACATGGCCAAGCCAAGATGAAGTCATTAAATTTGTCAAATTCTGCTGATCAATACGAAGATCATTGGTGACCTTGGTCAGATCAGTTTTGATAGAGAGTGGGGGACAAAAGCCCCCACTTGAAGCGAAATTGAAGAGAGAACAGGAAAGAAGGGATTGGAGACTGAGTATAGACGACTTGAGGTGTTGTGTTGCCCTAGGAAACCGCTGGAGGGAGATGCAGTGGAGCTGGAAGCGTGTGGGGTCTagtgagggttttgttttgttttttaagatggaGAAATAACAACATGTGTTTATACTGATGGGAAGAATCCAGTAGAGAGGAAGAGATTGATGGTGCAGGAGATGTAGGAAAGGAGAGGAATGCTGGAATTATGTCCCTGAGCAGGCAGGAGAGTTTGGAGGCTGGAGCCTTCAGTCAGTCTCTGGGGAGAGACTGGGTTGGACTGAGCCCTGGTAGAGTCAGGGGTGAGTGTCCTGACACTGGCCTTGGATGACCACTAGAAAGATGACTCTAGGGGACAGACCAGGGATTGGCTTGGATTTGCTGAAGTTTCCCTCTGCTCACCAAAAGCTGATTCTAATTTGGATTTGAGCAGATGGCCCCGGGAGAGAgagcattccaggtggagggacTAGCATAAGCAAGGGGCCTGCAGGCATTCAAACTGACTGAGGCCCAATCCCAATGGGCTGGAGGAAGTGGAtggagccaggagggaggggcggggtgaGACTGAGAAAATGCCATAGGTAGAAGGCAGGTAGAAGGTAGTGAGACCCCCTCACCTGTCATCCTGGCAGCTGAGGCTACACTGTACCAAACTCCCAGTCTGGGTGGGCGCTGAGCACAGGGATTAGAAGAATCATGAATAGGGGCTTAGGCCTTGCTCTCAGAAGCTCACAGTCTAAGGGGATTTGAGTAACCACCATCTAGCTGGGTGTATGAGACTCTTCCTCCTGCTTTCCCCCAGTCCAGCTTGCTTGGGTGAGCCTGCTGGAGGGGATGGACActagggtggaggtgaggggtcAGGTTAGAACCTGGCGTCAGGTCCTGGGCCCACCAAAGGCCCAGCAAGGGCAGTGTGGATGGAGCACAAGGCCTGCTGGTCCTCAGGCCACACCCACTCATGCTGGTCTCCACATGCCTTTCTGTGTCTCCAGAAGTCGACCGTGTGGGGAGTTGGAGTGACCCAGCTGGATGTGACCACCAGGACAGAATGGTGCTGGACTCAGGGGCTCAGGTGTATGAGCAGGCACCCCCCAGCCCGCCATCCAGTCCCTCATCCTTGGGCCACAGGCTGAGGCCCTCAGACCGAGATGGGACAGCACTGTACCCCTGGCCTCGGTCCCTGGCCTTGCCCCTGGCTCTCTCAGTCCGCTCAGCCCTGCGGCCCCGGCCTGAGCCGCAGCCCTTCTCAGAGCTGCACTTGGGCCACCGTGGCCACATGCGTCGCAGTGAGAGCACCTACACCGTAAACAGTATTGGCCGGCGGGGGGGCAGCACCCAGGGTCGGGCGCCACCTGGACAGGGACGGGACCCAGGTGGGGGCACCCTGCGGCCTGCGGCCTCCCTGCCTCATATTGCTAAGACTCGCAAGGGTGCAGGCCGTGGTgccagcaagagcccctgcatgTTGGTGGCCCTGCGGCCAACCAACATGGACCGTGAGCGGGACAAGTTCTTCCAGTCCCATTACACCTACAACCCACAGTTCGAGTATCAGGAGCCCATGCCTACGGCTGTGCTGGGGAAGTACAGTGAGGCCTCTGGACAGTTCCTCCATCAGGTCAGTCCAGACTGCCCACCTCACCCTGGCCCTACCACCTGAGAGGCCTGGCCTGACCTGCCACTGTGGCCCTTTGTGCAGGCGGT harbors:
- the EXOC3L1 gene encoding exocyst complex component 3-like protein isoform X1; the protein is MSQWWEYPALPRRPGERAILKAKAICGGGRTGRLAKPGEFHIKLSSATQSRSGVQWRPMPTLFHLHLRGKTEKPGRQRCLRFLPITPTSLSFPEGAGQEPSSFSVGPRRRLQLRGAPTLLALTWTFAPIPTSAPAPPAMDSATRDKMQPALPPGSSCPGPEWPEQERAEQLARGAALKWASGIFYRPEQLARLGQYRSREVQRTCSLEARIKSVVQSYLEGVKTGVRQLAWALEAVQGAREALGQAHGLLWGMAEAAQTLEPLREQVVQHKQLQAMSQLLPRLRAVPAALAHTQTLIDAQRLLEAYVSLRELEQLQEETWAPLGGLELPVFEGLGPLAEALGQAVEAAAGAAGRLAREDPALLVAAMRVAEVDAGRTTSLEQAARDWRQRCLRALQEGLEQIHFGTPLQPGPGALAEWLEALRVALPAELAAAEALVAPCCPPHYNVVRLWAHTLHSGLRRCLQQLLEGPQLEAADAFTLLHWALHVYLGPEMMGSLELGPEADVSDLEPLLTLENIEQLEAIFVAKVQASVAQWLQKALDGDVAEWGREQEPDTDPSGFYHSPMPAIVLQILEENIRVTRMVSESLQRRVHGMALSELSAFLRSFSDALIRFSRDHLRGEATAPHYVPYLLATLNHQSALSSSVSVLQPDWVAPGALAPVEAALDELQRRICRLVLEALLAELQPLFAALPSRRWLSSPELLDDVCERTASFCQDFRHVRDPAVQLLLAEAERTVVLQYLRALMQGRLVCRGADERTQAAERLRHDAAQLRELFLGLVRIWGLEESVQCAPVLLALRELLNLRDPTLLGLEVAGLRQQFPDVSEDHVSALLDLRGDVSREQRLAALSSLQAGPQPSPPAGGRALFSLVPAPAPPLSSCLPSGSCA
- the EXOC3L1 gene encoding exocyst complex component 3-like protein isoform X4: MSQWWEYPALPRRPGERAILKAKAICGGGRTGRLAKPVGPRRRLQLRGAPTLLALTWTFAPIPTSAPAPPAMDSATRDKMQPALPPGSSCPGPEWPEQERAEQLARGAALKWASGIFYRPEQLARLGQYRSREVQRTCSLEARIKSVVQSYLEGVKTGVRQLAWALEAVQGAREALGQAHGLLWGMAEAAQTLEPLREQVVQHKQLQAMSQLLPRLRAVPAALAHTQTLIDAQRLLEAYVSLRELEQLQEETWAPLGGLELPVFEGLGPLAEALGQAVEAAAGAAGRLAREDPALLVAAMRVAEVDAGRTTSLEQAARDWRQRCLRALQEGLEQIHFGTPLQPGPGALAEWLEALRVALPAELAAAEALVAPCCPPHYNVVRLWAHTLHSGLRRCLQQLLEGPQLEAADAFTLLHWALHVYLGPEMMGSLELGPEADVSDLEPLLTLENIEQLEAIFVAKVQASVAQWLQKALDGDVAEWGREQEPDTDPSGFYHSPMPAIVLQILEENIRVTRMVSESLQRRVHGMALSELSAFLRSFSDALIRFSRDHLRGEATAPHYVPYLLATLNHQSALSSSVSVLQPDWVAPGALAPVEAALDELQRRICRLVLEALLAELQPLFAALPSRRWLSSPELLDDVCERTASFCQDFRHVRDPAVQLLLAEAERTVVLQYLRALMQGRLVCRGADERTQAAERLRHDAAQLRELFLGLVRIWGLEESVQCAPVLLALRELLNLRDPTLLGLEVAGLRQQFPDVSEDHVSALLDLRGDVSREQRLAALSSLQAGPQPSPPAGGRALFSLVPAPAPPLSSCLPSGSCA
- the EXOC3L1 gene encoding exocyst complex component 3-like protein isoform X5, which gives rise to MSQWWEYPALPRRPGERAILKAKAICGGGRTGRLAKPAMDSATRDKMQPALPPGSSCPGPEWPEQERAEQLARGAALKWASGIFYRPEQLARLGQYRSREVQRTCSLEARIKSVVQSYLEGVKTGVRQLAWALEAVQGAREALGQAHGLLWGMAEAAQTLEPLREQVVQHKQLQAMSQLLPRLRAVPAALAHTQTLIDAQRLLEAYVSLRELEQLQEETWAPLGGLELPVFEGLGPLAEALGQAVEAAAGAAGRLAREDPALLVAAMRVAEVDAGRTTSLEQAARDWRQRCLRALQEGLEQIHFGTPLQPGPGALAEWLEALRVALPAELAAAEALVAPCCPPHYNVVRLWAHTLHSGLRRCLQQLLEGPQLEAADAFTLLHWALHVYLGPEMMGSLELGPEADVSDLEPLLTLENIEQLEAIFVAKVQASVAQWLQKALDGDVAEWGREQEPDTDPSGFYHSPMPAIVLQILEENIRVTRMVSESLQRRVHGMALSELSAFLRSFSDALIRFSRDHLRGEATAPHYVPYLLATLNHQSALSSSVSVLQPDWVAPGALAPVEAALDELQRRICRLVLEALLAELQPLFAALPSRRWLSSPELLDDVCERTASFCQDFRHVRDPAVQLLLAEAERTVVLQYLRALMQGRLVCRGADERTQAAERLRHDAAQLRELFLGLVRIWGLEESVQCAPVLLALRELLNLRDPTLLGLEVAGLRQQFPDVSEDHVSALLDLRGDVSREQRLAALSSLQAGPQPSPPAGGRALFSLVPAPAPPLSSCLPSGSCA
- the EXOC3L1 gene encoding exocyst complex component 3-like protein isoform X3: MSQWWEYPALPRRPGERAILKAKAICGGGRTGRLAKPGEFHIKLSSATQSRSGVQWRPMPTLFHLHLRGKTEKPGRQRCLRFLPITPTSLSFPEGAGQEPSSFSVGPRRRLQLRGAPTLLALTWTFAPIPTSAPAPPAMDSATRDKMQPALPPGSSCPGPEWPEQERAEQLARGAALKWASGIFYRPEQLARLGQYRSREVQRTCSLEARIKSVVQSYLEGVKTGVRQLAWALEAVQGAREALGQAHGLLWGMAEAAQTLEPLREQVVQHKQLQAMSQLLPRLRAVPAALAHTQTLIDAQRLLEAYVSLRELEQLQEETWAPLGGLELPVFEGLGPLAEALGQAVEAAAGAAGRLAREDPALLVAAMRVAEVDAGRTTSLEQAARDWRQRCLRALQEGLEQIHFGTPLQPGPGALAEWLEALRVALPAELAAAEALVAPCCPPHYNVVRLWAHTLHSGLRRCLQQLLEGPQLEAADAFTLLHWALHVYLGPEMMGSLELGPEADVSDLEPLLTLENIEQLEAIFVAKVQASVAQWLQKALDGDVAEWGREQEPDTDPSGFYHSPMPAIVLQILEENIRVTRMVSESLQRRVHGMALSELSAFLRSFSDALIRFSRDHLRGEATAPHYVPYLLATLNHQSALSSSVSVLQPDWVAPGALAPVEAALDELQRRICRLVLEALLAELQPLFAALPSRRWLSSPELLDDVCERTASFCQDFRHVRDPAVQLLLAEAERTVVLQYLRALMQGRLVCRGADERTQAAERLRHDAAQLRELFLGLVRIWGLEESVQCAPVLLALRELLNLRDPTLLGLEVAGLRQQFPDVRCEDRLGREEGPGGAGRGLRTCTP
- the EXOC3L1 gene encoding exocyst complex component 3-like protein isoform X6: MDSATRDKMQPALPPGSSCPGPEWPEQERAEQLARGAALKWASGIFYRPEQLARLGQYRSREVQRTCSLEARIKSVVQSYLEGVKTGVRQLAWALEAVQGAREALGQAHGLLWGMAEAAQTLEPLREQVVQHKQLQAMSQLLPRLRAVPAALAHTQTLIDAQRLLEAYVSLRELEQLQEETWAPLGGLELPVFEGLGPLAEALGQAVEAAAGAAGRLAREDPALLVAAMRVAEVDAGRTTSLEQAARDWRQRCLRALQEGLEQIHFGTPLQPGPGALAEWLEALRVALPAELAAAEALVAPCCPPHYNVVRLWAHTLHSGLRRCLQQLLEGPQLEAADAFTLLHWALHVYLGPEMMGSLELGPEADVSDLEPLLTLENIEQLEAIFVAKVQASVAQWLQKALDGDVAEWGREQEPDTDPSGFYHSPMPAIVLQILEENIRVTRMVSESLQRRVHGMALSELSAFLRSFSDALIRFSRDHLRGEATAPHYVPYLLATLNHQSALSSSVSVLQPDWVAPGALAPVEAALDELQRRICRLVLEALLAELQPLFAALPSRRWLSSPELLDDVCERTASFCQDFRHVRDPAVQLLLAEAERTVVLQYLRALMQGRLVCRGADERTQAAERLRHDAAQLRELFLGLVRIWGLEESVQCAPVLLALRELLNLRDPTLLGLEVAGLRQQFPDVSEDHVSALLDLRGDVSREQRLAALSSLQAGPQPSPPAGGRALFSLVPAPAPPLSSCLPSGSCA
- the EXOC3L1 gene encoding exocyst complex component 3-like protein isoform X2, with product MSQWWEYPALPRRPGERAILKAKAICGGGRTGRLAKPGEFHIKLSSATQSRSGVQWRPMPTLFHLHLRGKTEKPGRQRCLRFLPITPTSLSFPEGAGQEPSSFSVGPRRRLQLRGAPTLLALTWTFAPIPTSAPAPPAMDSATRDKMQPALPPGSSCPGPEWPEQERAEQLARGAALKWASGIFYRPEQLARLGQYRSREVQRTCSLEARIKSVVQSYLEGVKTGVRQLAWALEAVQGAREALGQAHGLLWGMAEAAQTLEPLREQVVQHKQLQAMSQLLPRLRAVPAALAHTQTLIDAQRLLEAYVSLRELEQLQEETWAPLGGLELPVFEGLGPLAEALGQAVEAAAGAAGRLAREDPALLVAAMRVAEVDAGRTTSLEQAARDWRQRCLRALQEGLEQIHFGTPLQPGPGALAEWLEALRVALPAELAAAEALVAPCCPPHYNVVRLWAHTLHSGLRRCLQQLLEGPQLEAADAFTLLHWALHVYLGPEMMGSLELGPEADVSDLEPLLTLENIEQLEAIFVAKVQASVAQWLQKALDGDVAEWGREQEPDTDPSGFYHSPMPAIVLQILEENIRVTRMVSESLQRRVHGMALSELSAFLRSFSDALIRFSRDHLRGEATAPHYVPYLLATLNHQSALSSSVSVLQPDWVAPGALAPVEAALDELQRRICRLVLEALLAELQPLFAALPSRRWLSSPELLDDVCERTASFCQDFRHVRDPAVQLLLAEAERTVVLQYLRALMQGRLVCRGADERTQAAERLRHDAAQLRELFLGLGLEESVQCAPVLLALRELLNLRDPTLLGLEVAGLRQQFPDVSEDHVSALLDLRGDVSREQRLAALSSLQAGPQPSPPAGGRALFSLVPAPAPPLSSCLPSGSCA